The genomic DNA TTTAATTCTAAATACTCCTCCTTTTCCCCAAGTAACAATTGATTCTTTTGTTTCGATGGGAGAAAAGAATGGACGGTATTCTGTTCGTAGTGCATATCGAGTAGGTACAGAGAGTATAAAAGACACATCTCATTTACGCAGATTGAGACACTAAAATTTTGTTTGGAAAATCAAATCTCCCCCGTTATGTTAAGTGGATGTAGGTGAAGTGTTAGGGCTTTATCAAAAGTTACAATGGGCAGTTGAGTTGGGTTTTAATAGCAAGGATGTTATCTTGATTTGAAGGTCGCCGTCGATGCTTTCAATggtgataataataataataataataataataataataataataataatttccatgTAGGTAGATGTTTAGTAATTCTTTTAACAACTTTGAGGTTGAGTTTAATCGGAGGCAAATAAATTAGGTAGATTGAActagttttgtaacaaaaaatcccttttatatagttgtatccaaacaaactagattatttgtttaaaaaaagtgatttttattacggtaaataaacacaaaatagattctgatttttcaccaaaactctaaaatataatctctaaattattttatgtcaaaatcacttttattttaatctgtaACAAACGGGGCCTTAACAACTTCTCTCATTTGACgctgattttaatttttttttagattctgattttttcgGATACAAAACTTTTTTCATAAACGGGCTGTTAATCTAATTGGTTAATTAACACTTTATTTTCGCCCAACTGAAATACGAGAGTATAGGAAAGGACATGTTTTCATATTATACAGTACTATACATATAACAAGAGAGATGAGAAGCACTAAACATAATTATCTTAGCTTTGAGTTAAGAATTGAGAGTGAAAGAAAGCCGAAGACGATGGAAATGATGAAGAACAAATTCGACTTAGTTTCAGACGATTCCGATCACAAATACCGCCTCGAGAACATCACCGGAAATTGCTTCGGCGACACAAAAAGTGCCGTATACAAAAGAATCATGAAAGAGTGGAAAATCCTAGAAAAGAGTCTCCCTGATAACATCTACGTCAGAGCCTACGAACACCGTATTGATTTACTACGCGCCGTCATCGTGGGCACTGCCGGTACACCTTACCACGACGGCCTTTTCTTCTTCGACATCCAATTCCCCTCCGATTACCCAAACAACCCGCCAAATATCCATTACCACTCATTCGGTTACCGTTTAAACCCTAATCTCTACCCTCCAGGCGGGGTTTGTTTAAGCATTCTGAACACATATCCCGCTGAAAACTCCGAAAAGTGGGACCCATCTAATTCGACTATTCTTCAGGTTTTAGTTTCTATTCAAGGGCTCGTTCTTAATGAGAACCCTTATTATAACGCACCTGATGCTGTGTTCAGTGAAAAGAAGTCACGTGCTTACAACGAAGAAGCTTTCGTTCTCATGTGCTACAGTGTCTATCACCTCATTAAGAAACCTCCTAAGAATTTCGAGGAATTCGTCAAGGAACACTTTCGTGAACGAGGGCATGTTCTTCTCGCTGCGTGTCGAGAGTATGCGAATGGACGTGTGATGCCTGGGTATTACAGTTGTAACAGCAATAACAGCAACATCAACAGCTTGGGTTCATCAACCACGAAggttattaaagttaacaagccTTTTAAGAAGTCGTTACAGTGTGCTTACCGCCGTATGTATACAAAGTTTCTCGAGTGTGGTGCTTCCTTGAAGGGTTTTAGGTTTCTAGAGTTGGAGATTGAAGTCAAGAACAGTAAATCCAACGGTGGAGATGGAATCTTCAAGAAAGCTATAGGGAAGATCAAAGTAGCTTTAGGatcgaagaagaagaataagatgaGTACCTAAGGAAGttaaatagaagtttttttgctAACTAGGAGTAGTAAATTAGAAAGAACTggtctgattttataatttagccGTAAAGAATccctttttgtttctttgatgACACTCTCTAGAGTATGAAATGTTTCTAGCTTCAATTTATGAATAAAGTTAATTTGTCcctaatttgttttctttgttttgtgcTTTATATGGTTTTTACTCCTTTTTCCAAGTTATATTTATTCGTGCTTGTGCCTTGATGCAACTTAATAGAGGTGAGGTTAGTATAGTTTGAAATTATGTAGGGCTTCATTTTCATGTGATAAAAAATTAGGATCTGTTTCAGGTGCATGATATGATAGAGACATGATATTGTTAGAAAGTGGATACAAATATGTTATGATAGTGATAGGATAGACATTTATCATGTCATACATTTGATGCACACATGATAAGaaagatgatattattattgGATGCTGCATCAAGCGAATAGTTAATCCTGAATTGTCGCGAAATCATTACTATTGGCCAAGAACCCATGTTTTCCGCCCATTTCCTATTGTAAGCTGCCTCATGCATTTTCCCCACAACCCTGAGGTTTGACATGTAGCCTTCGTGATTTTTCTCGCTATGTATAGCAGCGTCAGTTATTATTTTATCCTATCATTTGTTTGATGCATAATTGTTATTGAcatgataaaaaattaacaacggTTGCAGCATATTCATATCCACTGCCCATCCCCTTCGTTACTCCATCAACAAGATTCATTGTCTTTGAACGACGGCGCCGAGCATCTATCCCTGGCCGACGAAGCACCGTCATCCCCTTTGGCATAACGATCATCTAGTATTGCCGGCATAAAAATATCTCACGATGCAATAATCCAATCCCAGAGTTATGTGTGCATTAACCAATTGATATTTTTGTCATATATTTGTTTGTGTAATTACAATCGATTGAGAACAACACACATAACTCATGTGCAACAGCTGATTTTGCCAATCAATTTTCTCAATCGATTGTGAACAAGAagcaagaaacaaaaaaatttgtgtgTTGTCatgaaagaaaattgattgGGAATAAGAAACAAGAAATTGATTCGGAACAAGAAATAATTTTCTCGTTGGAATTGATATCGATTGGAAAgaaaatctagaaaaaaaaagaagaacaaaacatgaaaaatgTAGAAGCAATGGGAGTCAAAGGATGTCCTGTGAGGAATAGAGAATACACACGTTTGAAAACTTTATGCTATTAGGTTGCTAACCCATCAAAaattaaggataaaaataaCGAAGGGTGGGTATATGATACGATTAGAAGTGGGTTTAAGTTATCCTTCCAATTGGTGCACCAAACAGTGAGTTGAATCCAGATAAAATAGTTTTATCATATCTCGTCTTCTTATCTTGTGCACCAAGCAGGCCCTTGGAGTATACCATCAAGTTGGTCACTGTGTTTGTAAGTCACTATCAAATTAGTCCATGACTATGTTAATATTTCAAAGTAGTCTTCGAGGGACtaaattgagaaacttttgataAAGACACTGTTGAAGAGTAGTCCGAACATACTATTCAACTTTTCTATGTCAAGTTAAACCTGAAAACATCAACCCAAACATAGTGAGCACAAAACCCACTAACATAGAATATAAAATGTATACACTTCGATGTTTCCAGCCATGTATGGTGTACTAGGCATAGAGAAAATCAGTATCACTAAATAATAAACTCGTATAACTACTATTGACCATATCACTCATTAAATACGAGTTTGAAATGTTAATATAGTTGTAGACTAATTTGAGAGTGACTTACAAAGAAAGAGATCAATTTGGTGGTTTAATTGAAACAATTGGTTTTGTTTGATGGTAAATATTATCttcaaaaataattgaagaataaaatataatttttttttttttttttgaagaaaggttGATTATagaatttcattgaaaataacATTGTTAATACAACAAGgggtattaaaataaataacgGGACTAGCTGATAAATGGGCTTTTCCTGCAAGCGCATGAGCCACCACATTTGTTTGTCGCCTAGTAAACTCAACTCGAGAGTTTGTGAATTGATTGGTGAAGAGAGATTGGCAAGCTGAAATGATATGACCAAATTCATAAGCATCATCTTTATGAGAATGGAAAGGATCATGAGTGGTTTTAAAATCTGTCTCGAAGTCAACATTATCGAATAGCATATCACTCAACCATTCCAAAGTATGGTATAGACCCAAAGCTTCGCCAGCATGTACCGAATGCACTACATCAAAGTTGATGGTTTTGGCTAGCACAAAAGCACCTTCGTCGTCTCTCACACAAATGCCTATGCATGTTCTATTTGTAGCAACCGAAAAACATGCAACCACGTTACACTTGAAACGTCCTTGAGACAGACGCTGCCAATGTAAATTATTCATAGAAGTTGCAGAAGTGGCCGACATCTGCACACCATCACGCTGCATATAACTGTATGGTAGTTGTTGATGTGTGCCCTGCTGTGTAGCAGCAATATGGTTCACATTTGCATGCTGCCATTCTTCGATCAATACGCGCGCTCTATCAACTGTCATGGCACACCACTCATTGTTTTGAAATTATCATATAAATGCTATATCGAAACTCTCTTTAGGCGACCTTATTTAGTGTATGTATAGATCAACAGTTACAAAATCACAAGTACGATGGTTTCGTTGAAGTTATAACATAGTTTTTCACAAAATCGTGGTGGTAGTCACCACCAACCTAAACATACATTTAGAGAATTAAACtcgtattattattttattcaaacatttcaaaaaacttatctcatttttgtataaaaaagacAATTGAGTGATTTATCCATAAGGGCACATTTAACATGACCCTTTAAAAAATGATCAAAAGTGGTTTATCCATAGAACactttagtgttttttttttctcaacaaaGATTGAGTTCTTGATTTTACTTATGATTCTTACCACACATTAGGGAAAAACAGTCAATCTTTGTATACGATTGTTGCAAGAATGATAAGTAAATTAAACATTCAATCTGTGTAAATCAAGCCTTCAATCTTTCTAAATCTTTGTATACCAAGCTAAGATGAATCAAGCATTCAATCGTTGTATACCAATGTGGTTAGAACGACAAGTTTGGATAAAAAATTCTAAAGATAAAAAAAgtcatgctaacaagtgtcataATGATACTGTTTAAGGTGTGAGaaattttctcttaaaaatgtaagtcaaacacatgtaaaagtATTACTTTTAGTCtgcacactacttccaaagtattacttttaaaactaaccaatagttaataaagataatttggtaaaattataattctcattgcatttcttaatatgtgtgtaaacacctaaaacgacactcattttaaaacggagggagtataattttctatgtaaaaattattctctctcttctaccaaaaaaaaaaattattctctcCGTTTCTCAATAGATGACCTATTTGACAATACTACATCCGTCCATATATAGGAGTCGTTTGCCAAAATtgcggagattaagaaagtgagttgtagtattaaatttgtatacaattattattgtttttacaattttatccttaagagagagagttaatttatgttttcaatataatatttattgttgattgaagaaaaagatgcaaaataattaagggtatgttggtaaagaaataattaatgtacttggaaatatcaaagaggtcttataaaaagggacaaattattttttcaaaaggatcttataattagggacggatgtagtactacctccgtccctaattataggacccttttgaaaaaataacgggaattaagatagtggatatttgtattaaatatgtttgtaattactattgtttttacaattttatcctttaagagagagttggtttatgttttcaacatgttatttattgttgattgaagaaaaagatgtataataaataggggcatgtatgtaaagaaataattaatgtagttggaaatagcaaaggggtcttataaaaagggacaatttttttttttcaaaagggtcttataattagggacggaggtggtatatattactccctccggtcctatttataagagaattttgggtcaacaaaagttgatgtatctagttaaaaattcagtccaaatacattcacttttgctgacctaaatttctcttataaataggaccggaggtagtattgACTTAATatactttgatcatatttttctactaattcacaaagataaataatatcatgtaagatgttgttggattcatctcgataaatatttttataaaattaaattttcataattttttttaataatgaattaaagatatcaaagataaaacatgtGCATTGGTACGTGTGTCGGAGTCAACTAGATCATCTAATataaaaagatgggaataccATTTTTGGTACTTTAAACAACTTTAAACACATGTAAGTCAATCCCTTGTTTATGAAGGTATTTATTATTAGCATTAGTGAAGAATTGGATTGACTCGGccaaattttaaataatggACATTATCATGCATGCAAAGTAATCTCGAGGGGAGTacgtttaaacaaatggaaaatgCTGTTTAGTACGGAAAACAGCGTACGAAATTTGAAGAATGACGTGACAAAGCTTTTGAATTAGTCAACTCTTAACTAAAAtccaaattgtaacaaaaaataaaaaaactaaaatccaaATCTAAGTATACGGTACACCATATCCTCCTACCCCCTTTCTACACTGGTATTTCACCAATCACCGCCTCACTAGTAACTATCCATGGTGCCACGGTCATAGGAAATTTGGATCCATAACCTCCTCTTTAACCTGTGTCTACAGATGTTTTGTTTTGATGGAGGTAGTTTCGAATAGATTTCAACttgcagaaaaattcaattcatggCCTTCACAATCACAACCGCCTCCATTGTTGGAGGAAGAGTAACTATTATTTGGAACAaagttatgaatttaatttaggCATCAAGCTTCtctcgaattttaattaaatacctcctatcaatatttttcacgttaattaacaaatgaaaataagaaCAGGTTGGGTATTTCATACATCAAACACAATGCATTTAGAGTCCATCTTCTTATGTCATTGAGTAATTAAAAGAATGTTTGACATGGAAATGGTGGAAGGTCTGTGAAGATGATAATGGTTTAGTTGTGATTTTTACTGTACACGGGTTGTATTATTCtttgatatattgatttttaataaaaaccaGCACGTGGGAGAGAGAGATAAGTTTTTGCACGTGCATTCGTTGAAATCCGCACATAAAACTTCCGTACCAAATAGCATCACTCTTTTCAAATTTGCACGAAAAAATTGAATAACTGTGAAGATTGAAAGATAATTCAACCTTAATGAAAGTCAAACATGAGAGCTTAACAACAATGAAAGTCTTTGTATGGATGGTCCcttgatcaaattttaatctTACTTACACAAATAATCCTAAAAATAAAGGTTAGTGGCCTAGGTAGCATGTAGTCTATACCATCTATGTCAAACATAtagtattttacattttttttttttgatacacTACAAAAAAGTGGGTTttagtcacttttttttttgttgttgaaaaaaaCGAGTTGTTGGGGACCGACAATACATTCCTATGTAGTTTATCATATTAGTAGATTATTATATCTCTATATTTGCTAACTTTAATTAtagtattactttttccactctATAAGATTCTCGTGTGCCCtgtgtttttttcaaaaatgtcctTGAGGTTTCCGGATTTCATAATTTGGAAtggtgttttcctttgttatagggtgaaaaatgaagttacggatttttccggattttgtaatccggaaacttcaaaaaatagggcgcgttacatgatgtttccggattacataattcGAAAACCCCCCAAACaccatttttttaaggtaaaatagttcggattatataatctgaattgtATCAGCACAAATCCTAAACATATTTGTAACATGTATAAccattttatgaacaatattaaTCTTCGTAACTcttatccttttgttttgggtcattgtttcttgttcttagtcaaaaattGGGTTTTCGGGCTACATGATCAGATTGCTCTGAAACTTTcccaaaaaatcagaaaaagttCAAGGACCATGACTCCCTTATAAGGAacttcttacgggactccgccctcaaaatctaaaattccattgtttagacccatttttcattttttttttaattatcatattctcagaaaaatctggaaaaaaaattgcactagttttatttgatttttagaattttttggtggtatttttatatttttatgattttatttgacagatttttagcattttttacttagcttgtttgttgtttttaaaagcaaaactcaaaactgctgaaatgtgagagattctgatggctgattatacataagaattgtccagattataaaatccgaaatagtaaacataattccggattatgaaatccggaAACATCAATGGCGTTTTTGGAAAAAATACAGGGGCGCGAGAATCCTATAaagtgggaaaagtaatactccTTTAATTATGTATGATTATTATGTTTGGgccttatattaaaaaaatggatccACATAATATTGAGACCTTGTGTTATAGTCTAGCCTTAACCGACTATAAGCCAACCCTAATTATGAATGTAGGGGCGAACGACTTCATATTAATGGGGTAACATGACTACCCAAAAGA from Medicago truncatula cultivar Jemalong A17 chromosome 8, MtrunA17r5.0-ANR, whole genome shotgun sequence includes the following:
- the LOC25498140 gene encoding probable ubiquitin-conjugating enzyme E2 25, which produces MEMMKNKFDLVSDDSDHKYRLENITGNCFGDTKSAVYKRIMKEWKILEKSLPDNIYVRAYEHRIDLLRAVIVGTAGTPYHDGLFFFDIQFPSDYPNNPPNIHYHSFGYRLNPNLYPPGGVCLSILNTYPAENSEKWDPSNSTILQVLVSIQGLVLNENPYYNAPDAVFSEKKSRAYNEEAFVLMCYSVYHLIKKPPKNFEEFVKEHFRERGHVLLAACREYANGRVMPGYYSCNSNNSNINSLGSSTTKVIKVNKPFKKSLQCAYRRMYTKFLECGASLKGFRFLELEIEVKNSKSNGGDGIFKKAIGKIKVALGSKKKNKMST